ttgggaggggcactgtactttgggagtcttctgggaaaatcgggagggttggcaagtgagAGTATTAGCGGAGAATGTGGTGATACAGCGGCGGGctagctttaatgttaatttgatattgactcaagggccaaattaaattacacggcgggccaaatttggcccgcgggctagagtttgacacccatgttgtagattgtcacatcaaaactatgaatgaacacgtgaagttatgtacttaacataaaaaggtgaaataactgaaatcatgttttatattctagtttattCAATATGGccaacctttgctctgattactactttgcacacttagcattctctcaatgagcttcaaaaggtagtcaactgaaaggttttcacttcacaggtgtgcttgaagctcattatCAGTATCGTACTACAGTCCATGTGATATCTTATCTCAAACTCCATTTAATGGCAGCCCAGTGTTTGGCACACATATGCTTTACTTTTACTGAATTAGTCTGCATATGAAATGGTAATTGAGGTGTTGGTTTGAGTAACCAAAATTTATTTGAGAgaatgtttacttttatttttggaGTTTAAATATTCCTGAATTGTAGCATATTGATTGAGAAACAAAAAAAGCAAGAACTTCCTATTGGATGAGGTCAAGCGAAAACTAGAAATGTAATGTTGATGACCACGGTGTATTCCACAAGGCATCTTCTAAATTCTGAACACTTTTGTCTTTAATCAATGATATTATCCAAATTGAATATACATGTGTATTGTATGTTTGTATCTATGTTGTGAgaacagcacacacacaaaccaATAAACTATCATTGTGGCATACCTACTTAGTCTTTTTTCTAAGCTTATCCGCCCCTGCAtgattttttggaaaaaaaattttcAAACAAGTGGAGGAGAatgagtacctcggagtcttgtttacaagtgagtgaagagtggattgtgaaatcgacaggtggatcggtgcggcatcttctgTAATgaggacgctgtattgatctgttgtggtgaaagagccgagccggaaggcaaagctctcaatttaccgggcgatctacgttctcatcctcacctatggtcatgatctttgggttatgaccacaggacaagatcacgggtacaagcggcctaaaAGAGTTTCCCCTGGGTGATGGGGCTGTCCCttttaaagatagggtgagaagatttGTAATCCAGGAAGGGATCAGCGtaaagttgctgctcctccacgtggagaggagccagatgaggtggttcgggaatctggtcaggatgccacactagggagatgtttagggcacggggaagacccaatacacgttgggaagactttagCTGTGTCCCAATTCAGGATCTGCCGCCTCAGAAATTTGGACTTTTGGAGGCACCTCCGGAGGATGTGTCACCCGTTGTTAAATGGGACAGTTTAAATCTGGGTTGAACAAAGCGCGCAAAGCATCTTGGGATATGGGAGGCCACGAAGAATAGTCATGGTACATCCTACGAATACAGGGAAAAGGAGGGCGCATTTGGAGGAGCCTTCGATTTGTAATGAATTGGGACAGCCTTCGCGCAGCGTTGTGATGTAAGCGGCCTTCAAATTCGCCCTTCGAAGGATGCAGCCCCTGAATTCGAACACAGCttttgtctcctggctggcctggtaacaccttgggatcccctagcaggagctggaccaagtgactagggagagggaagtctgcttaggctgctgcccccgtgaccccacctctgataagcggaagaagatggatggcattTTCAAACCTTTGGTAAAATATGTGaaatgttacatttttcaaagGAAAAATCACAAAGGGAATTTTTGTAGTATGTACAAAGTGTTTCAAACAGTTCTaaggtagactgaccatacgtcctcttttccccggacatgtcctctttggcGAGACTGTccaggcggggtttcttaaatgcctcaaatgtccggcattttgtgtcaaagttgcgtgtattttcaatgtacctaCAGGGTTAAAAGGagttaaaatcaaaacaaattgtgaatgtgtgcgcacgcagcaacattcgtgagggaggggcagacatAAAAGAGCGAGAGACAGAGGTAGTTAATTGAGTGTTAAGGCAttattggtcaacagccatacaggtcacactaaggtggccatataaacatttttaacattgttacaaaaatgcgccacactgtgaacccacaccaaacaagaatgacaaaaacatttcggaagaacatccgcactgtaacacaacataaacacaacagaacaaatacccctcCACCCCCCTACCCCCCGCTACACACTACCCCATGCCCCTaactcaaccccgattacgtcagatcaaatattccactttgaaaaatacttttggtggaagatttagcatattttgtgtttgccagggcagaaaactaaacaaaacaaaaaaaaaacattttgaaatgaggaatagatctgaagtatGTGTGTATGCCCAGTGAcaccattatcataatttcatgaccgaattaaaacatgttttactctttcatactgaaataaatacacttacaacttattaaataaaaacatagaacaaACTACCAGCAGCCTGTAAAGtttggatccatgaaggaaagaagaaagtgaatgaatgtttataactgaatacatttacgtaTGCatacaaatgtcttttttttaatataattttttttaatgaattaacgtttatgacaacctctttccaaaacacaacatagaatgtgagatataacaggacaatgcatacgtttatcatgtTTTCAAAACTCTTACAAAAAGGtggaaccccaaaaatttactgtgggaccccattattatgacttgatggggtccatggggaccccattttgaaaattcctagcaccaacactgctgtcaacagaggataaaaaaaaggatttgtttaaataaatatattatttataaagcaagttcaagtatcattggcaaatgttcaccttggcatgcatatacagtatgtgtcctctttttgggatttcagaatatggtcagcctaaggAAGAGAGTTGACAGTAATTAAGTTGAGCGTGAGACACCCGTCTAATGGTAAAAAATGAACTATTCAGGGACTGTTTTACAATTTTCCAACAGGTTAGATAGTCACCATCTACATATTTGCTCTTTTTATCTTGTCATAGTGCAGTTTTGTTGTATTTGGAGAACACGTAACAATCTGTTAGTTGTCCCGAGCCACGCTGTAGTTGTTATATTTGGTCAGAGCAGTTTAATGGCgggaataaataaatgactttttGATCAATGGTGATGACGTCACCGTCCACTTGTTTCCCAAGTCAACGTACAGACTTGTCTCGAATATAATTGACGGTGCCTTTGATGTTTTCTTTGACGGCGGCTGCAGGGTCTGACGGTAGTTTGACCATGTGACTGACCCGCCTGAGGGCCTCGACCAGTCCACTTCCCGTTGCGGCCGAGCAGGCCTGAACGAACCATTCCCGCTCCCCGCAGATCCTCTTCAGGTTGAAGGCGTCTTTAAGCTCGGTGACCGTCATGGCGCCGGCGACGTCTTGCTTGTTGGCGAGGAGGAGGAGCGGACGCTCCCGCAGATGTTCGCTCCTCAGCGTCTTCTCCAGCTCCTTGCGCGCCTCGTCCAGGCGCTGTCGGTCCGCGCTGTCCACCACGAAGACCACGGCCGCGGTGTCCTGGTGGTAGCCCCCCCAGTGGCGGCGCATCTCCGCCTGGCCGCCCACGTCCCACACGGTCAGGGCAATGTTCTTGCGCTGCCGCTTTACGTCCAGCATTTCCACGTTGAAGCCCACGGTGGGCACGGTGCTGAAGGCCGACCTGTGTTTCAGTTTGTACAGGACGGTCGACTTGCCCGCGTTGTCCAGACCGAGGAGAAGGACCCGGATCTCGGCGTGTTTGCTCCCCCGCTGGCCCATTCGGAAGACGGCGACAGGTAAACTGTGAAGTTGCTCAACTTTTTACCTAGCATGTCGTTAAGGTGTGTTCTTGCTCTGACGTCATGTCATATCCTGAATAGTTGATCCTTTAGCCGAGCTGGTAAGGGCAAATTAACACTTGGTGGCCATACAATCAATATTTACGTCAACACAGAAAAGGCTACTAAACACTAAAAGTGTGACGTATTTAAGAGGGCCTCATAacttttaccattcaaagagacGTGTTGGTACCTGGTACCAGAATTATGAGGTGAGTTATGTCACAATTGcattatgccagtggttctcaaatgggggtacttgaaggcatgccaaggggtacgtgagatttttttttaaatattctaaaaatagcaacaattcaaaaatcctttatagatatttattgaataatacttcaagaaaatatgaatgtaagttcataaactgtgaaaaaaacaacaataattgcttgtaattcagtgttgacagctagattttttgtggacatgttccataaatattgatgttaaagatttctttttttgtgaagaaatgtttagaattaaattaaagAATCCAGATGgaactctattacaatcccaaggagggaactttaagttgatgattacttctatgtgtagaaatctttatttataattgaatcacttgtttatttttcaacaagtttttagttatttttatatctttttttccagaaagaccacaacaaatgagcaatattttacactgctatacaatttaataaatcagaaactgatgacatagtgctgtattttacttctttatctctttttttcaaccaaaaatgctttgccctgattagggggtacttgaatttaaacaatgttcactgggggtacatcactgaaaaaaggttgagaaccattgcatTACCCTGTACTACTTGGTCCTCCTTCACCATGAAGGTCAATTCCTATTTACAAACCTCGTtttcatgagttgggaaattgtgttagatgtaaatattaacaaatagaatgatttgcaaatcattttcaatccatattcagttgaatatgctacaaagacaacacatttgatgttcaaactgataaaccttttttttgtgtgcaaataatcattaactttagaatttgatgccagcatcacgtgataaagaagttgacaaaggtggcaataaatactgataagttgaggaatgctcatcaaacacgtatttggaacatcccacaggtgtgcaggctaattgtgaacaggtgggtgccatgattgggtataaaaacagctttcccaaaaaatgctcagtctttcacaagaaagacacccctttgtccacaactgcttgaccaaacagttaaagaacaacgtttctcaaagtgtaattgcaagaaatttagggatttcaacatctacagtccagaatatcatcaaaaagttcagaaaatctggagaaatcactccgtgagcagcatggccggaaaccaacattgaatgaccgtgaccttcgatccctcagacggcactgtatcaaaaaccgacatcaatctcaaaggatatcaccacatgggctcaggaacacttcagagaaccactgtcattaaatacagttcgtcgctacatctgtaagtgcaagttaaagctctactatgcaaagtgaagccatttatcaacaacatccaaaaacgccgccgcttctctgggccagttatcatctaagacggactgatgcaaagtgtaaaagtgttctgtgtctgacgagtccacatttcaaattgtttttggaaatattcgacatcgtgtcatccggaacaaagggaagcgaaccatccatactgttatcgacgcaaagttcaaaagccagcatctgtgatggtatgagggtgcattagtgccctaggcatgagtaacttacagatctgtgaaggcactattaattctgaaaggtagatacaggttttagaacaacatatgctgccatcaaagcgccgtctttttcatggacgcccctgcttatttcagcaagacaattttaagccaaattcagcacgtgttacaacagcgtggctttgtaaaaaaacactgcgggtactttcctggccgcctgcagtccagacctgtctcccatcgaaaatgtgtgtcgcattatgaagcgtaaaatacgacagcggagaccccggactgttgaacgactgaagctctacataaaaaaagaatgggaaagaattccactttcaaagcttcaacaattagtttcctcagttcccaaacatttattgagtgttattaaagaaaggtgatgtaacacagtggtgagcatgccctttcccaactactttggcacgtgttgcagccatgaaattctaagttaattattatttgcaaaaaaaaattaaagtttatgagtttgaacatcaaatatcttgtctttttagtgcattcaactgaatatgggttgaaaaagatttgcaaatcattgtattctgtttatatttacatctaacacaatttcccaactcatatggaaacggggtttgtattttgttcTGCCACATGCAATCCGTAgcggattttttctgtcaatgtGCAATTCAGAATTTTTCAAATCTGATCACATGTGACTAtaaattgtgtgtatgtatgtatatatatatatatatatatatatatatatatatatatatatatatgtatatgtatatatatatgtatatatatatatatatatatatatatatgtatatatatatgtatatatatatgtatatatatatatgtatatatatatgtatatatatatatgtatattatatgtatatatatatatgtatatatatatgtatatatatatatatgtatatatatgtatatatatatatatatatatatatatatgtatatatataatatgtatatatatatatatatatatatatatatatatatatgtatatatgtatatatatatatatatgtatatatattatatatatgtatatatgtatatatatgtatatatatatatatatatgtgtatatatatatatgtgatatatatatatatatatatatatatatatatatgtgtatatatatatatatttatatatatatatgtatatatgtatatatgtgtatatatatatatatatatatatatatatattatatatatgtatatatgtatatatgtatatatgtatatatgtatatatatatatatatatgtatatatatatatgtatgtatatatgtatatatatatgtatgtatatgtatatatgtatatatatgtatgtatatatatgtatgtatatatatatgtatatgtatgtatatatatatatgtatatgtatgtatatatatatgtatatgtatgtatatatatatatgtatatgtatgtatatatatatatatatgtatatgtatgtatatatatatatgtatatgtatgtatatatatatatatatgtatatgtatgtatatatatatatatatgtatatgtatgtatatatatatatatatgtatatgtatgtatatatatatatatatgtatatgtatgtatatatatatatatgtgtatgtatgtatatatatatatatatgtatatgtatgtattatatatatatatgtatatgtatgtataatatatatatatatgtatatgtatgtattatatatatatatgtatatgtatgtatatatatataatatgtatatgtatgtatatatatatatatgtatataatatatagtatatatatatgtatatatatatatatatgtgtatatatgtatatatgtatatatatatatgtatatatatatgtatatatatatatatatgtgtatatatgtatatatgtgtatatgtatatatatatgtatatatatatatatatatatatatatatatattatatatatatatatatatatgtatatgtatatgtatatatatatatgtatatgtatatgtatatatatatatgtatatgtatatatatatatatatatgtatatatatatatatatatatatgtatatatatatatatatgtgtatatatatatatatatatatgtgtatatatatatatatatgtgtatatatatatatgtatgtgtatatatatatatgtatgtgtatatatatatatgtatatatatatatatatatatgtatatatatgtatgtatatatatatgtatatatgtatatatatttacacatatatatatatacatatatgtatatatatatgtatatagtatatatatgtatatatatatgtatatatgtatatatatgtatatatatatgtatatatgtatatatatgtatatataaatatgtatatatatgtatgtatatatatatgtgtatatatatatgtatgtatatatatgtgtatgtatatatgtgtatatatatgtgtatatatatatatatgtatgtatgtatatatatatgtgtatatatatgtatgtatatatatatgtgtatatatatgtatgtatatatatggtaatatatatatatgtatatgtatatatgtgtatatatatatatatatgtatgtatatatatgtgtatatgtatatatgtgtgtatatatatatatatgtatgtatatatatgtgtatatgtatatatgtgtatatatatatatatatgtatgtatatatatgtgtatatgtatatatgtgtatatatatgtatgtatatatatgtgtatatatatatatgtatgtatatatatatgtgtatatgtatgtatatatatatatgtatatatatatatatatatgtatgtatatatatatatgtgtgtattttatatatatatatatatgtatgtatatatatatatatgtgtgtatatatatatatatatgtatgtatatatatgtgtgtgtatatatatatatatgtgtgtatatatatatgtatgtatatatatgtgtgtatatatatatatatatgtatgtatatatatgtgtgtatatatatatatatatatgtatgtatatatatatgtgtgtatatatatatatatatatatatatgtatgcatgtatatatatatgtgtgtgtatatatatatatgtatgtatatatacgtgtatatatatatgtatgtatatatatatgtgtatatatatatgtacatatatatatatatatatgtatgtatttatatatgtatatatatatatgtatatatatgtatatatgtatatatatatatgtatgtatatatatatgtatgtatttatatatggatatatatattatatatatatatgtgtatattatatatatatatgtgtatatatatgtgtgtatatatatatattatatgtgtatatatatatatatatatatatgtgtatatatatatatatatatatgtgtatatatatatatatatatatatatatatatatatatatatatatgtgtgtatatatatatatatgtgtatatatatatatatatgtatatttgtgtgtatatatgtgtatgtatatgtgtatatatatatgtatatataaatgtgtatgtatatgtgtatatatatatatatatgcatatatatatgtatgtatatatgtatatgtatgtatgtatgtatgtgtatatgtatgtatatatatgtatatatgtatgtatatatgtatgtatatatgtatatatgcatatatatatgtatgtatgtatatatatgtatgtatatatatgtttatatatatgtatatatatgtatatgtatgtatatatatatgtatatgtatatgtatatatatatgtgtatatatatgtatatatatgtatatatgtatgtatgtatgtatatatatg
The DNA window shown above is from Nerophis ophidion isolate RoL-2023_Sa linkage group LG14, RoL_Noph_v1.0, whole genome shotgun sequence and carries:
- the arl14 gene encoding ADP-ribosylation factor-like protein 14; translation: MGQRGSKHAEIRVLLLGLDNAGKSTVLYKLKHRSAFSTVPTVGFNVEMLDVKRQRKNIALTVWDVGGQAEMRRHWGGYHQDTAAVVFVVDSADRQRLDEARKELEKTLRSEHLRERPLLLLANKQDVAGAMTVTELKDAFNLKRICGEREWFVQACSAATGSGLVEALRRVSHMVKLPSDPAAAVKENIKGTVNYIRDKSVR